The following DNA comes from Xiphias gladius isolate SHS-SW01 ecotype Sanya breed wild chromosome 10, ASM1685928v1, whole genome shotgun sequence.
TTGGTTTTGGGAAAAAAGGAggataagaaaagaaatgagaggaggaagaggaggagatgaagaaggaACGTTGCTGTTGAATTGATCCtcaggaggaggtgaagaggatCGGTGAAGTTCAGTATGTGGTGGTGTTGATCCTCCGGTGTACGGcctgcagcaggagcagagaGTACTCCTCCAGCAGAGCCGCTGTCTTCACCTCCCCAACTCCTCCcagccccccctcctcccccagcaTGCCCGGCGCACTGAGTGGCAGGGAGTCTAGCTCCGCCCTCATGGCCCGGAAGGCCTCTGATAGGAGGACCGCCATCTGACGCTGGTCGGGGGCGGCGTCATCGGTGGAGAAGCCACtcacctggaggaggaggagagacaggtgagaTCAGACTGAAGGTTACCCTGGAAAAACCGCTGATCCCGCAGGGTCCCCGGACACCTTCAAGGTCCTTCAGGGTTCCTGAGGATCTCCTGCTGGACTCGATCAGACTCTGTTCGAGTGTGAAGTCCTTCCTCAGTTCTTAGCAACCAAACTAGCGAGTAACTGAACCCAGACAGACACTACACAGAATCGGGCCGATCCGAACCCTGAATCGGGCCAAACTTCCATCACATTGGTTGTTGTTTGACGTCGAGTTTGAGGCCATGATGTCAGATTGATCACCTGATCAACGAACGAGCTGACCCCGAGACAATCGGGTGGATTTCTGGCAGCTCCGACGGTCTGACGTCCCACCGCGGTTAACATGCCGTCAAACGCGCCGCAACTAACTGTAGTCAGCTGGTTTAAAGACCACTGAACTAACAGAATGGACCTGTTCATATCCGACCTCCTCAAAGTCTGAGGTCATACTGAACATAATTAAGACACCGTCCTTAGCACAACGTACCTCGTCGTAAGGTTGTGTAATCGGATACCGCCCTCagctgtcagtttattaggaacagcaGCTCAACCTGAGTCAGTCTGGTCCCACAGTCCTGTGAGAATCCTCCTTCACGAAGCTTCcgatgttcagtttgtgttcaaAGTGTCTGcgttatgttgacaggtgttcctgttattttgtccactgcATTCAAGTCAATGAGGACAGaccaaacaacagaaacacctctgtgTGTAACGCactacagttcaacagcagcacaaactgcagcctccaaactGGTCACACAGGTGAATCAACACTTCTGAGACACTttgaacacaaactgaacatcgGAAGCTTCGTGAAGGAGGATTTTCACAGGACTGTGGGACCAGACTGACTCAGGTTGAGCtgctgttcctaataaactgacgGCTGAGTGTAGATTCCTCCATGTAAACAGACACCAACGAACCCCTTAAAGGTTTACTGTGCAGGATTTACCTAAGAAACAATGTACAGGGTCCAACAGTCATCACCTGTGGCCCAGTAcaagtgtgtggtgtgtgtgtgtctgcagagacGCTGCCCTCTGCCACGTTTCTGGGCGCCAACCTTTGGGCAGCGGGTGTGTAGCCCCCAGCCAATAACAGCCCGCAGGGCGTGAGGGCGGGACCAGGCCGCATCgctgtctccgtctctgtccTCTCACTCGGTGTCATGGACGTATAAAGAGCTGCaggtctgtgtctgtttggCCGAGGGCGGAGCTGagctacacacactcacaagttGTGGGcgtgtttatttttgctttagaaCATAACCGTCGTGAACCAATCAGAAAATACGTTTCAAAAAAACGTTTTATTTCTGTGATTCACTGCTTtgttctgccccccccccccttctgaaAGCTCGGATACATCTGACTTAACAAACATGGACGTCTCACATCAGCCAGAGTTCATGGGTATAGTCTTATATTTGAACCTTTCCATCATCTACTGTGGGTTGTGAATGCAGCATCTGACACTCACCTTCCTGTACAGGTGTGTGGCTCTCTTAAAGCAGCTCTGCAGCTCATTGGTCAGAGCCCGGCAGGTCTCCACACTGATTCGCTGGTCtgcacagggagagagagagaagcggaAGCTAAGGTCACTCCGATTTTTCTACCTTCCAGTTCCGAGGGATGAAGTCAAAGTGAACAGCAGgtgtgatttcatttttcatttctgaagtTGTTAGAACATGAATACTGACAGCCGATTGGCTCTTCAAGGTTTTCATTGGCCGAGCAGAGGAAAAACCCCTGGAACTGATGGTTTTGTGTaacctgttttctctctcattacTTTAACTGTTTGACCTAAACCCAGAACCTGAGGGATCAGAGTCTCAGTCCAGACGCTGCTGATGTCTTGTTTTAAACATACGTCTGATATGATGGAGggagtgaagaagaagaaaaagaacagaaagaaaagtacaaaacaaaCAGCGAGATGTTGAGAAGAAGAGACGACAGGTGAAGAACAACATTAGACAAACAGGAGTGAACGTCTCACCCGTCGCTACGGAGCTAGAGGAGGAGTGCAGTGGtgaagaggagggtgaggaggaggggcaGAGCCAGAGCCCCGAGCCCAGATGGAGAGATGACAGGATGAAGGGATcaagaggagggggaggaggttgATAGTCCAAACCTGCGTCGTCCTTCTGCTCAGCGCCGCTGCCCGCAGGAGTCTgaggctcctcctcctcctcctgccgcGGGGGAGTCAGGGGGGAGACGGAGACCGGCGGAGGCCGAGACGCGGAagatgaggagcaggaagaagacGAGGAGGTGGCGGCGGTCTTGGATGATGGTGAGAAGGAGGCGATTGAGGGTTTGTCAGGGAGCGGTCTGCTGCTGCCGGGGACCCGAGCTTGTAGACCGCGGGAGGGAGGGGCCGTCTGGTTACCATGGTTACccgaagacgaggaggaggaggtggcgaCGACGGGGACAACGGCAGCGTGGGCGGGCGTGGCCAGGGCTGCGTTGGAGGGCACCACGGCAACCAGAGGAGGCGGAGTCTCTTTGACCTGAGAGGAGGTGGTTACCTCTGACGACGACGATGTCACGGCGGGATCCTCGGCGGGTTCGGGGATGTTGAGGCCGTCACCCATGGAGACGGAGCGCGACATCTTGGCCATGGAGCTGGCGGTGGGGCTCATGTAGGAGCGCGGCGCTGACGGAGtcgaggaggaggatgaagactTCCTCAGTATGGTGGCAGCAGCGGCTGTTTCCTGCTGGGGGGACCTGGGGGAGGCGGGGCTGGGTTTCTGAGGAGGTAGGGATGTGGATGACGGGGGACGTCTGGGGGAGGAGGGTAGGGTGGTGGGACGCTGAGGGGGGAGGAGCAGCTGAAGGGGGACCTCTCTGGATGGACGAGAGGTCGACTGGGTGAGAGAGGGATCgcctgagggagagagagaaaaagttgaGTTAAGTCCTTCAAGACAAGTCGAAGACAAGTCTAGAGTCCTTTAAGTCTTGGTCATAATTCATCtggtcatttttctttcttgatgTTTAGAGATTTACCTGTATCGCTCAGCAGGCTTTGGACTGACTGGGCCTTCCGGAGTCCAGGGGAGGGGGTCAGGTGGGAGGCAGCAGCCCGGGTCGTCAGGCCCAGGTTCCTCTTGGACTCCAACGCTGTCTGAATCTTCTTCTTTATTGGGGAGGGCCGGTGGGCCTGCAGAGCCAAGgagatctcctcctcctcaacccgGCTCTGGAGCTGATTTGTACCCTGTTGGATCTGGTCTTTGACCTGAGGAGTCTGTGTTTGGTCCATGTTGGTCCTGTTCTGGGATGGGATCTGGTCGTGAAGTGAGGAGGTCTGGTCCTGGTTCCATGATATCCTCCTGCTCTGGTGCTGCTCCATTAGAGGTCGGACTTCCGAGACCAGAGGACGGGCCTTCACctcccctgctcctccttcCCCGTCTCCGCCGCTGGTCCGGGACAGGAGAGGAAACACAGCCcgactgaggaggaggagaagaaagagaaaaacagaagcagagaatGATCCTGGAAGCACAGCGGCCTCTGACGTGACGTGAGGACAATGGACAgaaccggggggggggggacatccGACTGATACAGGCTCACAGTCCCAGTCTGCCACTGAACATGAGCTGTGATCAGAGTGTGAAGCGGTGATTTGAAGTTTTACCTTCCAGCTGAATTCTGGGAGAGGAACCTGGAGGAGATGCTGAGACTCTCACTGGAGCTGTGAGACGCTCTGCTCGGACTCCCTGTCAACACACAGCGTATATCCATTAACTTAGAGAAAAAACCCCGACTGCTACGGCCAAGATggactgtctgtgttttgttcagcCTGCAACACCTGCCGTTTGTCTGGGAATACGCATCATGACGCAAGGCCACTCTACAAAATAAGTCCAGACAGTAAATGTTCCAGGACAAGGCCCTGATTTTTTCAGGTTTGACTTTAATGGTGAATGTTTCCAAGACTATTATTAATCTTGCCAAAACCAAGCTGCTGCACACGTCTTGCTGTACCTTCTAGGTCGAGGCTCAGGACAggttatgagacaatgggcccctgggcacacACAGGTAAAAGGCCCCCTACCCCTCGTACATAGGACCCCCAGACTTGGTTgtccttttttgtctctgtttggtCCTTGCATCCTTTTGATCGTTTTGTGGGTCTTTATGGTCTTCGTGAACTGACTGTGTGTAAAGTTAAAGTGTGTCTGGTAGCGATGAACCCGCAATAAACTGTCACCTCTGCAGCTCTCAAGCTCTTTAGTCTCTGAGCTcctggttttggttttcagcAGCTGCGCTGACAGTGTACAGTGGTGCTGGTGTTGGTGATGGTGTGTTTCAGACCGTGAACTGCTGTACCTGAGGCCGAGAGGTTGGCCAGGGTGACAAAGTGCTCCTTCAGGAAAGCTTCCTGGTCTGGAGTCTGAGGGACCTGCTGAGACCCCCCGAcctccccacctcctcctcctcctcttcctgcgtcttcgtcgtcctcctcctccatctccagctcAGAGGAGTTTCCATCCACACTGAGAGGCTCAGTGGGCTCCGAGTCTGAGCGACAGAAAGGCGAGAGTGAGACAGTTGGACTGATAGGTGACAGACAGGGACACCAAAATTTAATCTCTGTCTCACCGTCTCCTGCAGGTCTGTCTGGACTGGAAAGTCTGGAGTTGAATCCCAGTGAGCAGCCGCTGTCTGGACTGGGTTTGTCCTGCCGTCCACCTGCGGCAGCAGGACACACCTCCTTCACCTGGAACTCACTGACAGCAGGTGGCGGGTTTAGAAGGGCGGGACATACAGTCTTAATAAATCCTGAAACCAGAAGAGGAACCGTCCTACCTGCCTGCCAGGCTCACTCTGTCCTCCCATTGGTCGGGATACAGCACTGGATCCTCCCTGTCTGGGCTCTGATTGGACAGCAGAATGAAGTCTGGCCTATGACTGGTCCTCGCCCCGTCGTCCTCCACCTGGacaggcagaaacacacaccgTCCATTCAATCAGTCTGAATGTTGAGGTTCATTCTTCACCGATGAAACACAATTCTCCAAATTTCAAGTTCGGTGGCTAGCGTTTTcaggagctttcaaccatatctcatggtcttcctcagggaATAACTTCTCTGACCTCTGCCTCTATACGACCACCTGTTATCATGTGACTGAAGTCATGGGACACTTGAGCCAAGTTCCATTCACTGAAGAAGACTCTGAGACACGAGATAAAGCTCTGAAAAAACctagtaagtgaaccttgaTTTTAGAACATTTGACTACAACTAgccaaacagtgtgtgtgtgtgttttggttgatgggcgagtatgtgtgtgttctctcaCCCATGCAGTGGTGACCTGCAGACTGATGGTGCTCCCCAGCTCCTGACTGGTCCTGTTATGCCCCGCCTCCACACCCTGACCCCTCCTCGGCTTGCAGGGGGAGGGGCTCCCATCGAGGGGGCAGGTCTTTGTCTTTGGGGAGGGCGaaatgcaacattaaaactttGTTCACGTCCCGTGGGGAAAAATTAGGGTTTTTTATTGTGGAGTTTGGTCTGTGGTATCTGTACGCATGCTGACCTCCTGCTGCTCTACCTGCTGCTCCTCAGGTCTGTCGGGGTGGTAAGAGTCCAGCAGTCTCAGGTCCAACATGGATTTCACCATCAGAACACCATCAGCGCTGCCCGTCCTCCTGGACCAGCGACGGCGGGGGAGTCGAGCCCCCGACACCTCCTGAGGAGACCCGAGAGAAACTGATCTGACTGTTCTCATCTTGACAAATATCCTGTAACTACAGAGTGAAAGTCGGTTTCAAACCCGACTCAAAtgttaaactaaaataaaacccaCTCTGTTGACGTCACATTGGGCTCAGTTTTCAGTTGCTGACATTTTgactaaacaaaaaactatttttattattgatcaatctACAGTTAATTTTTTGTGTAAAGATTAAATGTATTGTGTGTCAGGCGAATAATAAAACACTTCAGTGTTGAAGGACACATCCTCTGACCTTCCTGCTGTCTCTGCAGTGCTGAGAGTCCAGAGAGCTGTACTTGTCCTCGCACACATCTGGGGGAgaccacagaaaaacaggacacgttttatttttatcagctGCTGACACAAACAGGAATGCACACGCCGTCATCGGACAGTTGCTTTCCAAACTCTGACACACTGTTGGTTCAAGTCCATGATGTCATTGTTGGCTGGACCGCAGCAGCGGGGCCGGCCCCGTAAACGCCAGTGTCCctgactgactgctgctgtTACGCTATTGGTtggccggccgagtgttggagtcCCCCCATTGGTCGCTGCTCTTTCAAAGCTAACCGACACAAACAGTTGCTATTGCGTCACCAGGGGACGTTTATAGGCAGCGttgcctttgtcgctagatttaccgactttcagacccttttagtgactgtttttaaaaagcacttaGCAACCAATCCAGCGACTTTCTGGGAAAACCTGAGCTACTTTActtagaagagagtcgccagtgttgccccgcgAGCACGAGGTCGatctttccctccgcaggcaacACGTCTCTACGCCTCTCATTCAactgaatgagcttctaactttctctccgactgatcattttacaggtaaatacacctgaaatctcagctcagccgtcgtctttaactcatgtgtctggtgattctgtcagacgacgtcttGGTTATAGAACCAGGactttagcagcagagcagcagcttgaagtGGCTGATGCTTAACATGCAGCCTTAATtggccacgtttcagtcactgtttcacaCTCGTTCCATTGTCTGAGAACGGAAgcagtaaaacatgtaaatgaaaacagcttgaTTGGGAATCCTGGATGTCTGGATGTCACTGGTTCTGTGTTCGATGTGTAACCATGGTAACGtacctctctccacctcctcctggcTTCCTGCTGTGACCATATAAGGACAGCcgacctcctcttcctcctcctcttcctcctctttgtcgCTGTCAGACGACATGGTGACGACACGGTGAGACGACGCCTCCCTGTTGCGCAACAACACACGGGACATTAGTTTGAGTCTTTTCAGTTGTAGTTATTGAACAAATAATTTTCATCTAATTTTGAGAGAAGGACTGGAGAGAATTTTAGTAGAAGAGATGCACACCGATAAAGAATGTGATAACATATAATATAAGCTGAATGTGGAATAATGTTTAATAAACAGGATAAAACAGAACTTGTTGTGAAAGTTCATCTGGTTTCAGAGCCTGGACCTGATGAACGTAATAACGCAGCGATATCAAAGTTTgaattattgtctttttttttaaatgaacttttgCATATTTTCAATGCATGTTCCATCTTTCATGGAACACACTGTATTGCATCTTTTAGTACGAAATTTTCCGTGCGATGATGATGACGACTTTTTTAAATACTGGGTCTCCTTCAGTGGCTGAATGTGCCAAACCTCAGGCCACTCTGATGAAGACAGATTCTGAAACTAATTCTCTGGTTGTGAAAAATGTGGAAACTGCTGCTATTTTACTTGAGGTTTTGGCAGAAAAGACAGATTCCTCGGttggtttttaatttgtaaCATCAAACTGAATTTTTGGCAAGACTTTTGGTTTCATTAGCAACTTTTACGCTTCAAGTgatattactgtattttattaaaaccaGAACAATTAGTTCAAAtactttgtcagtttttataaTTTGATGGATTCCCAAgcataaattttgttttgagttttctgccttttctaTATTTCAGAAATCCTCATTACTCTCTGAATACACAGAATTTACTACTGTAAATCCCTTatatttgtttcttctcttcGTTGTCTGATTATTTTTAGTATCATCTTTTATCATGTGTTTAATTTGGATCCTGCCGTTAAAATCCATTTCACgattctttttaaaacttgtattaaacaaatattttccctcagttttttttaatgaacagtgacacacacacacacacacacacacaggtttaatTCAAGTGTAACTTGACCTCCAGCTGCTACTCCACCCACGGCGGGCGGGCGCAGGAGGCGCTCAGTGACCGTAAGGCGCCTGTACTACAGGGCTCCATGTgggtggaggtcttttcccctccagaatcccctgaagcggACATCAGTGTGGTGGGGGACCGTGGTGGTCCTGAGCCGCATGAGTACAGGACgttagctttctttttttaatataaacttCATGAGGCGAACAAGTCCCAACGCTGGACTCTTTGGTCAGCGTTGGTCCTGAAAGGTTCAGGACgatttaaaacagcaaatggCCTATTGAGCCGTTTTTAGCCcatgaaatgctgatttttataactttggtaaCAAATGTCAACATCCACACCGGCGCTGATGTGTTTCATCTCAGTCACATCACGTAGTTTACAGCTCACAGAACACGTGAGAGTGAGCAGCAGCTCTTTGAAACCTGCAGGAAGTAGTTTTACAGACCGATCCATACGTACGTCGATCCACGCTGAAAAACAAATGGGAACCTCCTCATGAGGATGAATCGGGTCAACGACAGCATTTGATGTAAACACAAACGGACTGACATTTTTCGGTGCTGACTTCTCGGAACTCTCTTAAACATGTGGACCGAAGCTGAGCGAGGTGGGACGTACCTGTCTCCAGAGACGGTGATCAGGTGTCTGCAGTCACTGCTGAACTTCAAACCTGTTACTATCTCTgaggagagggacagaaagaggtGGTGTCGGGTCAGGATGATAACTACTCACAGCCCCACAGACCCGTGAACAGAGACATACATACACGAGTTCAGACAGACATATGTCTGTACGGccactcacacatgcatatattaatatgcacacacacaatcgtccatgaacacatacacacttccaCAGACAACCAACAACAGAGACAATCAGGAGACAGTACTGGACGGAATCATCCGGAGGCACTGACCCGAGTGTCCGAACATGGTGGCCACACACTCTCCGGAGTAGAAGTCGAATACGCCGATGTTCTTATCTGAACAGGAGGTGGCGATGTAGAGGCCCGACGGGTCGATCTGCACCTGAGGACGAGAGGGCAGGGGGAGGAGTTAATACCGGCGTAACCCGTCCGTACCACATCGCCACGGCGACACCAGACCTACCTTGATGAGGGTGCCGTCCTCTCCCTGAGAGCCTTTATACAACTTCTTCTGTTTGCCATTACTGATGTTAAAGatcctgcaggaggaggaggacaaaacGATGAAAACCATCCATCAGGACCGGTCTCGTTAAAAAGTCTCACAACGACTCTGCTctatcttcatcatcatcatcatcatcctgcGGTTAGTGCACATGAAATGCTGACGCTGAAAAACTAAGAAACCCAAGGTTTCTCATCGACATTTGTGTTGTGCGACTCCTTCCTGGGGCCGTTTGGATGTGTATctattatttcatcattttactGGATTTACGTTCCCAAAGCCTCCAAGCCGACTCCGATCCGTGCTCCGGCCCGTGTTTTCCGTTTCGGCACCTTATGGTCGTACGTTTGCGTTGTATTTTTCATAGATCTCGGAACATCTCGCCCCCTGTCGATTGttgatgtttatttattattaatggctgtctgtctgaatcGTTCTGGTGGGTGAGCAGCCGGAACGTGAGATTAGTTTGCCTGTTATctgttaacagaaaaataaaggcaaacaaAGAAACGGAAACTGTGACTTTGTTTTActctctttatttctgctgCCTTAAGATACTTCAAGTACCAActttgcagctgttttctgtagagaaaagatgaacaatataataaaagtaGATATTAGATGAGACATGTTAATATTCAAGGATCTGCAGTAGAAAAATGCCAATAAAGTCTTCTGGGATTGGtcactaaatacatttactgcaGTGCTTGTgtcaaatttgaggtacttgtactttactcgagtattttccattttccatatttagtgtgtatttatgattattaataCTTTATAGTAGTTCTTACTTGTATCATTTTTACCTCCTCTTTCCTACGCGCTACCTTCCTTATGTATTTTTACCGAAGTCAAGTACTGAATGTaggactttaacttgtaacGGAGTATTTGTACGTGGTTGTACTTTTACTGGAGTAAACCACCCGATGTTCACGAGAACCTGAGTCACACTGCGACTCGGTGTGTCTCTGCTTTGTGTTGTTCCCTCTGTGACCTGCAGGTGGCAGCCTGACAACACAGGTGAACACACAGAGCAGCCAGACTGGAAACCAGACTGGAAACCAGACTGGAGACCAGTGGCATTCAGTTCAACACtaagatgtttgtgtgttatctgCTGTGCTCCGCTGTGTTAACTGTAACTGAGCTCCTCTGATCGTCCTGCTGGGAGATAATCAATACTACGATCGGTTTCTGTGGATCAAGGTCTGAGGCGGAATGATCATTTATTTCCACATGAAACTCAACCTTCGCTAACTTCGTAAACTTTTACCTAAAAAGTTTCTGATTGTTAACATCTCATTGAATTCACgatgaaaacaaactttcaCGTGCTGGTGTGAAGTTCCGGACATCGGAGACCTTTTCTATGTCAAACGGGATTTTACTGATGAgttgaaaagtcaggggaaaaaaaaaaaaaaaaaaaatcgaaccTTGAAAACCAACAcggaacaaaaacaaatgaaaaactgtgggtgtgtctgtaagtgtatgtgagtgtgtgtatttctacACAGAACATGCAAATACCTGCCTACATAACTTTATAGCATGTGTCTGACCCTAGAATGTGCAGAGCACTGCACACATTCTCCACGCAGCACCTGAACGCACCGTCATGGTTTATATGTTCAGAGTgatgaaggaaataaaaacagaaacaggaagaagaaaaagaagaggaggagaagatgaagaggaagaccGCATCATGGCATTAATCCTAATCCTCCTTCTGTTGCCTGCTGGGTAATGCTCCAGcagacatgtttgttttagCTGTAGGTGGattaggacacacacacacacacacacacacacacacacacacacacacacacacacacacacacacacactccctctccaacaggtgtgtgtgtgttacctgatGCTGCGGTCCTGACAGCCCACTGCTGCGTACTTCCTGGTTGGCTCGACGTCCATGTCGTACAGAGTCGTTTTCCTGACGACGTGATGAGTCCGAGTGAACTCCAACCCCCCCTCCACCTGACCACACGCCACCAcgggaagaggagaagaagagaagaagacagaggagagcaggTGAGAAATCTGGGGGGGGACTCATGACTGGAGGTGGGGGGGTCTTCAGGTGTCCTCCATAAAGATGTGAAATCATGAGAACATTAGTggacaagaggagaaaaacatcagCAGAAATATTCTGAACCCAAAACCAAGTAATGACGGAAGAAAAGCAATAACTGAACGATTCACAATCTCCAATCGCGTCACACGAAAACATTAAACGTGGCGTTTAGAGACGGTGACGCTGGACCTGAACCGACCTCAGCTGAAATATGTTATTAATGATTTTACTGCAACTCATTACACAACACAACGACATGGACGTTATGAGCCGCACACACGGAGTTAACCCCAACTCTTGACTCCAAACACTCGGGGGGTGTTTACACTCGTCAGGGGAACTAGAACACGCATTTCTGCACATTCAATAAAAGGAATTACTTTCTATCAACTCATCAATCGACTCACTGATTGGCAGAATATTAGTTGATGACTATTGTGATAACGGATcaacatttttcagtctttcctccAGTAAAAAGTCCAGAAAAATTCTGGACTCAGATTGTAACTGACTGAAAATCCAAGTGCAgcggtttttcttttcactgggACTCAGAAGAATCTGGTTCAGTGGGTCAGTGAAGCAGCTCCGAGTTAACGACGTCACAGCTACGTTAGTTAATTAACTGAACTGATGACAACAttaaacacagaagaagaagaagtaaacGGCGTAGAATCACTCTGTTACAGCTAAAAGTATCAgcatcaaaatgtacttaaagtaccagaagtaaaagtactcatcatGCAGAGTAATAGAAACGATATGAATGGATcttaattattgatgcattcacGTTGCAGCTGCTAATCGAGGAGCTGATTTTAATGACTTGATATTCTGCCGCTGGGTGAGTTTCCCccaggatcaataaagtctgaTCTCAACCATAATAATGACGTCACCGTTCATTGCTTCATCATATTTTCCGTTAATAAtctgaatctgtaaagtaaataaagttaAGAGATAAATGTAGCAGAAGTAtgaagtaacataaaatggaaatgatcCAGTAATTACAAGTACTTCAAAGTTGTACCTAAGCAGagtactttagtaaatgtacttagttactttccacc
Coding sequences within:
- the mapkbp1 gene encoding mitogen-activated protein kinase-binding protein 1: MAAEGSGTIRSRIKNLLRSPSIKLRRRSGAARHKEDLGDKVTLEKVLGITAPGNRALACDPRTGLLAYPAGCVVVLLNPRKNKQHHIFNSSRKAITTLAFSPDGKYVVTGESGHMPAVRVWEVSERLQVSELQEHKYGVSCVAFSPNGKYIVSVGYQHDMMVNVWNWKKNVVVAANKVSSKVTAVSFSDDSSYFVTAGNRHVKFWYLDHAKTSKVNATVPLLGRSGLLGELRNNFFSDVACGRGRQASSTFCITSSGLLCEFNDRRLLDKWVELRTSQATCLSVTDELIFCGCSDGTVRAFSPVNLHFLCTLPRPHSLGADITSMVDASQLFSCRSEARYPDTVAVTYDPTNRWLSCVYNDHSVYVWDVRDLRDPRRAGKLYSALYHSSCVWSLEVYPEGGGGGGGGEVRLPTGSFLSCSSDNTIRLWNIDGHNVLKRNILSHDLQKVIYVDDNVTSLMDAESITIAGGNTEKAASSGSEGQQTDQSRVGIRTLRVSPDGQHLASGDRMGVLRIHDLDSMEEILNVQAHDSEILCLEFSKPDTGLQLLATASRDRLIHILDAGREYSLVQTLDEHSSSITAVRFAANEGKVRMISCGADKSVYFRTAQQVEGGLEFTRTHHVVRKTTLYDMDVEPTRKYAAVGCQDRSIRIFNISNGKQKKLYKGSQGEDGTLIKVQIDPSGLYIATSCSDKNIGVFDFYSGECVATMFGHSEIVTGLKFSSDCRHLITVSGDRYVPPRSASVHMFKRVPRSQHRKMSVRLCLHQMLSLTRFILMRRFPFVFQRGSTEASSHRVVTMSSDSDKEEEEEEEEEVGCPYMVTAGSQEEVERDVCEDKYSSLDSQHCRDSRKEVSGARLPRRRWSRRTGSADGVLMVKSMLDLRLLDSYHPDRPEEQQVEQQETKTCPLDGSPSPCKPRRGQGVEAGHNRTSQELGSTISLQVTTAWVEDDGARTSHRPDFILLSNQSPDREDPVLYPDQWEDRVSLAGSEFQVKEVCPAAAGGRQDKPSPDSGCSLGFNSRLSSPDRPAGDDSEPTEPLSVDGNSSELEMEEEDDEDAGRGGGGGGEVGGSQQVPQTPDQEAFLKEHFVTLANLSASGSPSRASHSSSESLSISSRFLSQNSAGSRAVFPLLSRTSGGDGEGGAGEVKARPLVSEVRPLMEQHQSRRISWNQDQTSSLHDQIPSQNRTNMDQTQTPQVKDQIQQGTNQLQSRVEEEEISLALQAHRPSPIKKKIQTALESKRNLGLTTRAAASHLTPSPGLRKAQSVQSLLSDTGDPSLTQSTSRPSREVPLQLLLPPQRPTTLPSSPRRPPSSTSLPPQKPSPASPRSPQQETAAAATILRKSSSSSSTPSAPRSYMSPTASSMAKMSRSVSMGDGLNIPEPAEDPAVTSSSSEVTTSSQVKETPPPLVAVVPSNAALATPAHAAVVPVVATSSSSSSGNHGNQTAPPSRGLQARVPGSSRPLPDKPSIASFSPSSKTAATSSSSSCSSSSASRPPPVSVSPLTPPRQEEEEEPQTPAGSGAEQKDDAGLDYQPPPPPLDPFILSSLHLGSGLWLCPSSSPSSSPLHSSSSSVATDQRISVETCRALTNELQSCFKRATHLYRKVSGFSTDDAAPDQRQMAVLLSEAFRAMRAELDSLPLSAPGMLGEEGGLGGVGEVKTAALLEEYSLLLLQAVHRRINTTTY